From Triticum aestivum cultivar Chinese Spring chromosome 4A, IWGSC CS RefSeq v2.1, whole genome shotgun sequence, a single genomic window includes:
- the LOC123083430 gene encoding uncharacterized protein has protein sequence MSDGFRCWADLPDGLLDSIIARLGASRDLFAFEATCRSWRAAFSSCPAGFPPLLLQPDVSLCSSRSPTFRKSLVPTRPCQVTDIANRDTTRQCFEIPIFWIPRGKKALPSPLENFCFIGASYGHVIFFNNKSCVLFDVFTGVTTSSPQLPVLGVGGPIYGALTAPLGSANSYLIIEAGSQNLFWRVGSQSWVAHSLRHGALKQIVVFQGQVFGMDSDRRLFKVHLTPKISIQELPVTESIMIAKWHLSDALLVACGDMLLLVAMQGNTLLTFEVFQLDLSTEPALWLKVERLLHWAIFISHDKRSQALSCMNPNKWGGRSNCIYFYDRWSKRWIAFELGMPGHIYGYVTGDCDRRVQPMWFFPSMLSLHR, from the coding sequence ATGTCTGACGGTTTCCGGTGCTGGGCAGACCTCCCGGACGGACTGCTGGACTCTATCATTGCTCGGCTGGGCGCTTCCCGTGATCTTTTTGCCTTCGAAGCCACCTGCCGCTCTTGGCGTGCCGCGTTTTCTTCATGTCCAGCAggcttcccacctctccttctccagCCTGATGTCTCTTTGTGCTCTTCTCGTTCTCCCACCTTCAGAAAGAGCCTGGTGCCCACACGCCCATGTCAGGTCACTGATATAGCCAACCGAGACACCACTCGCCAGTGCTTTGAGATTCCCATATTTTGGATTCCGCGTGGAAAGAAAGCCCTGCCAAGTCCTCTAGAAAACTTTTGCTTCATTGGGGCTTCCTACGGTCATGTTATTTTTTTCAACAATAAATCATGTGTACTTTTTGATGTGTTCACAGGTGTGACTACCTCGTCTCCACAACTACCGGTATTGGGAGTCGGTGGCCCCATCTATGGTGCGCTCACTGCTCCTCTAGGATCAGCGAACTCATATCTCATTATTGAAGCCGGGTCACAAAACCTGTTTTGGCGTGTTGGTAGCCAATCTTGGGTGGCACATTCTCTTCGTCATGGAGCACTCAAGCAAATCGTGGTATTCCAAGGGCAAGTCTTTGGCATGGATTCTGATCGTAGGCTCTTCAAAGTGCACCTGACACCCAAGATAAGCATACAAGAACTTCCAGTTACTGAGTCAATCATGATCGCTAAATGGCATCTTTCCGACGCATTGCTGGTGGCATGTGGCGATATGCTTCTCTTGGTGGCCATGCAGGGAAATACTTTACTAACCTTTGAGGTGTTCCAACTTGACCTATCGACTGAGCCTGCATTATGGCTGAAGGTGGAGAGGTTATTGCATTGGGCGATATTCATCAGCCATGACAAGAGAAGTCAGGCATTGTCTTGCATGAACCCAAATAAATGGGGAGGACGGAGCAATTGCATATACTTCTATGACCGATGGTCTAAACGTTGGATCGCTTTTGAGTTGGGCATGCCGGGGCACATATATGGGTATGTTACCGGTGACTGTGACAGAAGGGTGCAACCCATGTGGTTTTTCCCCAGCATGCTCTCTCTGCACCGCTGA